A single genomic interval of Sphingobacteriales bacterium harbors:
- the rpmB gene encoding 50S ribosomal protein L28 → MARVCELTGKRPMVGNHVSHSNKKTKRRFLPNLQMKNFFIPETGQTIRLKISTSALRTINKKGLYNYLLELEKKEGIKILK, encoded by the coding sequence ATGGCGCGTGTATGTGAATTAACAGGTAAAAGGCCGATGGTTGGGAATCATGTTTCTCACTCCAATAAAAAAACCAAAAGAAGATTTTTACCCAATCTTCAGATGAAAAATTTCTTTATCCCGGAAACAGGTCAGACCATCAGGCTAAAGATTTCAACGAGTGCACTTCGGACAATCAACAAAAAAGGTTTGTACAATTACCTTCTTGAACTTGAGAAAAAGGAAGGGATTAAAATTTTAAAATAA
- the rpmG gene encoding 50S ribosomal protein L33, with amino-acid sequence MAKKGKGGRQQIILECTEHKDSGMPGTSRYITTKNKKNTPDRLELMKYNPILRKHTLHKEIK; translated from the coding sequence ATGGCAAAGAAAGGAAAAGGCGGAAGGCAGCAGATCATTTTAGAATGTACTGAACATAAAGACAGCGGAATGCCCGGAACTTCCAGGTATATCACTACCAAAAACAAAAAAAATACTCCGGACAGACTTGAGCTGATGAAATACAATCCTATTTTAAGAAAACATACACTGCATAAAGAAATTAAGTAA
- a CDS encoding DUF4295 domain-containing protein: MAKKVVAGLKKATNIVKVISPVKSQKTGKYRFKVDVIDKEELSGFLAKKK; encoded by the coding sequence ATGGCAAAGAAAGTTGTTGCTGGTCTTAAAAAAGCTACAAATATTGTAAAGGTCATTTCCCCTGTCAAATCCCAGAAAACAGGGAAATACAGATTCAAAGTCGATGTAATCGATAAAGAAGAACTTTCAGGATTCCTCGCTAAGAAAAAATAA